The Nitrospira sp. genome contains a region encoding:
- a CDS encoding Fe(2+)-trafficking protein, with amino-acid sequence MAELSCVTCGQTGEAITAPLFLGKLESEVKSKVCINCWKKWEGMRVMVINEYQVNLGDESGRELVRKQMKAFLKLGEQVDSSKVAENYRPPSN; translated from the coding sequence ATGGCGGAGTTATCGTGTGTGACATGCGGGCAAACCGGCGAGGCGATTACGGCTCCCCTATTTCTCGGCAAGCTTGAATCAGAGGTCAAGAGCAAGGTCTGTATAAACTGCTGGAAAAAGTGGGAAGGCATGCGCGTGATGGTCATCAATGAATATCAAGTCAACCTCGGTGATGAGAGCGGTCGTGAACTCGTTCGCAAACAGATGAAGGCCTTCCTGAAACTAGGGGAACAGGTTGACTCATCAAAGGTCGCAGAGAATTATCGCCCGCCAAGCAACTGA
- a CDS encoding bifunctional nuclease family protein, with product MITQMQVKGLMFDPYNNAYIVILRDDEQAEMLPIWVGKSEASSISLALENVAPPRPMTHDFMKSYLDAFNAKIISVVITDLSENTYFAKVHLTYADSEYTVDSRPSDAIALALRTQAPIFASESVIRKQSSEELDQWLENLKPEDFGKLDS from the coding sequence ATGATTACGCAGATGCAGGTCAAGGGGCTCATGTTCGACCCCTACAACAATGCGTATATCGTCATTCTTCGGGACGATGAGCAAGCGGAAATGCTTCCTATCTGGGTTGGAAAATCCGAAGCCAGTTCGATCAGCCTGGCGCTCGAAAATGTCGCCCCGCCTCGCCCGATGACCCATGACTTCATGAAGTCGTATCTGGACGCATTTAACGCCAAGATCATCAGTGTGGTCATTACAGATCTGAGCGAGAACACGTACTTTGCCAAAGTGCATTTGACCTATGCAGATTCCGAATATACCGTCGATTCCCGTCCGAGTGACGCCATCGCCCTTGCGCTCAGGACCCAAGCTCCCATTTTTGCGAGCGAGTCCGTGATTCGAAAACAGAGCTCGGAAGAACTCGATCAGTGGTTGGAGAATCTCAAACCCGAGGACTTTGGAAAGCTGGATTCTTGA
- a CDS encoding bifunctional nuclease family protein has product MEEHSPQSPEPLIQLTVNRVVEDSNTDTRIVVLARADGGSEQFMVWVGASEGEAIRRALDTSMTPRPMSHDLIKSFGEHLGIKTERVVLTDVKSSTYYATVFLANKGVARTIDSRPSDAIALALRCQAPIYVTQDVWKRRSGQNLDAWLSRLETKNIGAGEV; this is encoded by the coding sequence ATGGAAGAACACTCGCCTCAATCGCCGGAGCCGTTGATTCAGCTCACCGTCAATCGCGTCGTTGAAGACTCGAATACGGACACGCGGATCGTCGTGTTGGCCCGAGCGGACGGCGGATCGGAACAGTTCATGGTATGGGTCGGAGCTTCCGAGGGTGAAGCGATCAGGCGCGCGTTGGATACATCGATGACCCCACGACCCATGAGCCACGATTTAATCAAAAGTTTCGGAGAACATCTGGGCATCAAGACGGAGCGAGTGGTTCTGACGGATGTGAAGAGCAGCACCTACTATGCGACCGTCTTCCTCGCAAACAAAGGAGTCGCACGAACGATCGACTCTCGGCCGAGTGATGCCATCGCCTTGGCCCTGCGATGCCAAGCACCTATTTATGTCACTCAGGATGTATGGAAAAGGCGAAGCGGCCAAAATCTCGATGCCTGGTTGTCGAGGCTGGAAACGAAGAATATCGGTGCTGGGGAAGTCTAA
- the rplM gene encoding 50S ribosomal protein L13, with protein sequence MMTYLEKPTEVKETWHLVDAEGKTLGRLAARVASVLRGKHRPTFTPNVDLGDHVVIVNAEKIQLTGGKMETKLYRRHTGYPGGLKTASAEHLFRKDPTQLLTKAIKGMLPKTPLGNGMARKLRVYVGPDHPHQAQRPEPIAL encoded by the coding sequence ATGATGACGTACTTGGAAAAACCGACAGAGGTGAAAGAAACATGGCATCTTGTGGATGCCGAAGGGAAAACCCTGGGCCGGCTGGCCGCAAGGGTGGCGAGTGTCTTACGGGGGAAGCATCGGCCGACATTCACCCCGAATGTCGATCTGGGTGATCATGTGGTCATCGTGAATGCGGAGAAGATCCAGTTGACCGGCGGAAAGATGGAAACCAAACTGTACCGCCGTCACACGGGATATCCAGGGGGTCTTAAGACCGCTTCCGCCGAGCACCTGTTTCGAAAAGACCCTACACAACTCCTGACCAAAGCGATCAAGGGTATGCTTCCCAAAACGCCGCTTGGCAATGGTATGGCGCGAAAACTCCGTGTCTATGTCGGACCTGACCATCCGCATCAGGCGCAGCGTCCTGAGCCTATTGCTCTCTAG
- the rpsI gene encoding 30S ribosomal protein S9: MAVVTQYATGRRKCAIARAWVTGTAGDIIVNDKPLEKAFPRLTLRQIIQLPLEMAGLMGKYSISATVYGGGPTGQAGALRHAIARALVAMTPSTRSPLKKEGLLTRDSRVKERKKYGQKGARKRFQYSKR, translated from the coding sequence ATGGCAGTGGTGACACAATACGCAACAGGACGGAGAAAGTGTGCAATCGCCAGAGCCTGGGTAACGGGAACCGCGGGCGACATCATTGTGAACGATAAGCCGTTGGAAAAGGCGTTTCCTCGTCTTACCCTTCGGCAAATCATCCAGCTGCCGCTTGAAATGGCCGGTCTCATGGGCAAATACTCGATCAGCGCCACAGTCTATGGAGGCGGACCGACCGGACAAGCCGGTGCGCTCCGTCATGCCATCGCGCGAGCCCTCGTTGCGATGACCCCCTCGACACGCAGCCCATTGAAAAAGGAAGGGCTGCTCACTCGTGACTCACGGGTGAAGGAACGCAAGAAGTACGGGCAGAAAGGCGCCCGAAAGCGATTCCAGTACTCCAAGCGCTAG